The Xanthomonas fragariae genome has a segment encoding these proteins:
- a CDS encoding cystathionine gamma-synthase produces MSNRTTTSHDGERELSPATLAIHGGQSPDPSTGAVMPPIYATSTYAQSSPGEHQGFEYSRTHNPTRFAYERCVATLEGGTRAFAFASGMAATSTVMELLDAGSHVVAMDDLYGGTFRLFERVRRRTAGLDFSFVDLTDPAAFEAAIRPETKMVWIETPTNPMLKLVDIAAIAAIARQHGLPIVVDNTFASPMLQRPLSLGADIVVHSATKYLNGHSDMVGGIAVVGDNAELAEQLGFLQNSIGGVQGPFDSFLALRGLKTLPLRMRAHCENALALAQWLETHPAIEKVIYPGLASHPQHALAKRQMSGFGGIVSIVLKGGFDAAKRFCEKTKLFTLAESLGGVESLVNHPAVMTHASIPVARREQLGISDALVRLSVGVEDVGDLQGDLERALGGTSS; encoded by the coding sequence ATGTCCAATCGCACCACCACCAGCCACGACGGCGAGCGCGAACTTTCGCCCGCAACGCTGGCGATCCATGGAGGGCAGTCGCCGGATCCCAGCACCGGCGCAGTGATGCCGCCGATCTACGCGACGTCCACCTATGCCCAGTCCAGCCCGGGTGAGCATCAGGGCTTCGAGTATTCGCGTACCCACAATCCCACGCGTTTCGCCTATGAGCGCTGCGTGGCTACGCTGGAAGGCGGCACGCGCGCATTCGCGTTCGCCTCCGGCATGGCCGCCACCTCCACGGTGATGGAATTGCTGGATGCCGGCAGCCACGTGGTGGCGATGGACGACCTGTATGGCGGCACCTTCCGCCTGTTCGAGCGCGTGCGTCGCCGCACCGCTGGCCTGGATTTCAGCTTCGTCGACCTGACCGACCCGGCCGCCTTCGAAGCGGCGATCCGCCCTGAAACCAAGATGGTGTGGATCGAAACCCCAACCAACCCGATGCTCAAGCTGGTCGACATCGCCGCTATTGCCGCCATTGCGCGCCAGCACGGCCTGCCGATCGTGGTCGACAACACCTTCGCCTCGCCGATGCTGCAACGCCCGCTCAGCCTGGGCGCCGATATCGTCGTGCACTCGGCCACCAAGTACCTCAACGGCCACTCGGACATGGTCGGCGGCATTGCAGTGGTGGGCGACAACGCCGAGTTGGCCGAACAACTGGGGTTCCTCCAGAACTCCATTGGCGGCGTGCAAGGACCCTTCGACAGCTTCCTGGCCCTGCGCGGCCTCAAGACCCTGCCGCTGCGCATGCGCGCGCATTGCGAGAACGCCCTGGCGCTGGCGCAATGGCTGGAAACCCACCCCGCAATCGAAAAAGTGATCTACCCCGGCCTGGCCTCGCACCCGCAGCACGCACTGGCCAAACGCCAGATGTCCGGTTTCGGCGGCATCGTCTCGATCGTCCTCAAGGGCGGGTTTGATGCGGCGAAGCGTTTTTGCGAGAAGACCAAACTCTTCACCCTGGCCGAATCGCTAGGTGGCGTGGAGAGTCTGGTGAATCATCCCGCCGTTATGACGCACGCCTCGATTCCTGTGGCTCGCCGCGAACAGCTTGGCATCAGCGATGCGCTGGTGCGGCTGAGTGTGGGGGTTGAGGATGTGGGGGATTTGCAGGGGGATTTGGAGCGGGCGCTTGGCGGTACTTCTTCATGA
- a CDS encoding ABC transporter permease — MNQMISSSIAASGSPTSMLRSFVGNRVLIYQLAKREVISRYRGSLMGLAWSFFNPLLMLAVYTFVFSVVFNARWGVETSNKGDFAIILFVGILVHGIFAECVNRAPSLIVGNASYVKRVVFPLETLPWVAMGAALFHALVSLAVLLLAQLFIRGVLPMTVVYLPLVLFPLVMLTMGLAWMLSALGVFVRDIGQMTGILTTILLFLAPVFYPVTSLPEGIRKWIYLNPLTFIIEQSRNVLIWGLPPDFAGLGKYTVFAAFFAWFGYLCFQKLRRGFADVI, encoded by the coding sequence ATGAATCAAATGATCTCCTCTTCCATCGCTGCGTCGGGTTCGCCGACCTCCATGTTGCGCAGCTTCGTCGGCAATCGCGTCCTCATCTACCAGCTAGCTAAACGAGAAGTCATCAGTCGTTATCGTGGCTCGTTGATGGGTCTTGCCTGGTCGTTTTTTAACCCACTGCTGATGCTGGCGGTCTACACCTTTGTGTTTTCGGTTGTCTTCAACGCGCGCTGGGGTGTGGAGACGTCGAACAAGGGCGACTTCGCCATCATTCTGTTCGTTGGTATCTTGGTGCACGGCATTTTTGCCGAATGCGTGAACCGCGCTCCCAGCCTGATCGTCGGTAACGCAAGCTACGTCAAGCGCGTGGTGTTTCCGTTGGAGACGCTTCCATGGGTAGCAATGGGAGCAGCACTGTTCCATGCATTGGTGTCGCTGGCTGTGCTGCTGCTTGCACAGTTGTTTATCCGTGGGGTCTTGCCGATGACGGTGGTGTACCTCCCGTTGGTACTGTTCCCACTGGTGATGCTGACGATGGGTTTGGCCTGGATGCTGTCCGCGCTCGGCGTATTCGTACGTGACATCGGACAAATGACCGGAATCTTGACCACGATCCTGTTGTTCCTGGCGCCGGTTTTCTACCCAGTGACCTCGTTGCCCGAGGGTATCCGCAAGTGGATCTACCTCAACCCGCTCACTTTCATCATTGAACAGTCGCGAAATGTATTGATATGGGGCCTTCCGCCTGATTTCGCTGGGTTGGGTAAATACACCGTCTTTGCTGCGTTTTTTGCCTGGTTTGGCTATTTGTGCTTTCAGAAGCTGCGCCGAGGATTTGCCGATGTCATCTAA
- a CDS encoding ABC transporter ATP-binding protein: MSSKQSVQSEAELAIRVSDVTKCFQVYSQPQDRLKQAILPRLSRFLGKPGHTHYREFWALKGVNFEVRRGDTVGIIGRNGSGKSTLLQIICGTLQPTTGEVAVRGRIAALLELGAGFNPEFTGRENVYMSASILGLTREDIDRKYDDIVAFADIGDFLEQPVKTYSSGMYVRLAFAVIAHVDADILVIDEALAVGDAIFVQKCMRFLRKFRENGTLLFVSHDTSSVLNFCQSAVWLDRGEMRMHGTAQETCNVYIEYCSQEVYGDTVKLQSRQAGKSEPKAPPAVRIEKDLKVELFDNVANSGGWQSGVASIDSVTLCNDQGEPFTSFSGGEDVLLKVRATAYQPLQSPLIGFFVKDRLGQSLFGEHTYTYVQPPMQVEADTGLEASFRFTLPLLPNGEYSMTVSIADGDPYANTQHAWLHDAVLIRVASPRLRYGLVGIPFDEVTMKRTDARS; the protein is encoded by the coding sequence ATGTCATCTAAGCAATCAGTCCAAAGCGAAGCAGAGCTGGCTATCCGTGTATCGGATGTCACCAAGTGTTTCCAGGTCTACTCGCAGCCGCAGGATCGGCTCAAACAGGCAATTTTGCCGCGTCTGTCGCGCTTCCTGGGCAAGCCCGGTCATACCCACTATCGAGAGTTCTGGGCGCTGAAAGGCGTCAACTTCGAAGTGCGCCGTGGCGACACGGTGGGCATCATCGGGCGCAACGGTTCCGGTAAATCCACCCTGCTGCAGATCATCTGCGGCACCTTGCAGCCAACCACTGGCGAAGTCGCCGTGCGCGGGCGTATTGCAGCGTTGTTGGAACTCGGCGCGGGTTTCAACCCTGAATTCACCGGGCGCGAGAATGTGTACATGAGCGCCTCGATCCTCGGCCTGACGCGCGAGGATATCGATCGCAAATACGATGACATCGTCGCATTCGCCGACATTGGCGACTTTCTCGAACAGCCGGTCAAAACCTATTCCAGCGGCATGTATGTGCGACTGGCATTCGCGGTGATTGCTCACGTCGATGCCGATATTTTGGTGATCGACGAAGCGCTCGCGGTAGGTGATGCCATCTTTGTGCAGAAATGCATGCGCTTCCTGCGCAAGTTCCGCGAGAACGGCACGCTGCTGTTCGTCAGCCATGACACGTCCTCGGTACTGAATTTCTGCCAGAGCGCGGTGTGGCTCGATCGTGGTGAAATGCGGATGCACGGTACGGCGCAGGAAACATGCAATGTGTATATTGAGTACTGCTCCCAGGAAGTGTATGGCGACACGGTCAAGCTACAGTCGCGGCAGGCAGGGAAGAGCGAGCCAAAGGCACCGCCGGCAGTCCGTATTGAGAAGGACCTGAAGGTTGAGCTCTTCGACAACGTTGCCAACTCGGGTGGATGGCAATCTGGCGTTGCCAGCATCGACTCGGTGACCCTGTGCAATGATCAGGGCGAACCTTTCACTTCTTTTTCCGGTGGCGAAGATGTCTTGTTGAAGGTGCGGGCCACTGCCTACCAACCGCTGCAGAGTCCGCTGATTGGGTTTTTTGTCAAGGATCGGCTTGGACAATCGTTGTTCGGCGAACACACCTATACCTATGTGCAGCCGCCCATGCAGGTAGAGGCTGATACCGGCCTGGAGGCATCATTCCGTTTTACTCTGCCACTTCTGCCCAACGGCGAGTACTCCATGACGGTCTCTATTGCCGATGGCGATCCATACGCCAATACCCAGCACGCCTGGTTGCATGATGCGGTATTGATTCGTGTCGCCTCGCCGCGTTTGCGCTATGGGTTGGTGGGTATCCCGTTCGATGAGGTAACGATGAAACGGACGGATGCAAGATCATGA
- a CDS encoding CatB-related O-acetyltransferase has translation MSSVAALPSVTERHGFIPPLLTDDPRISVGRFTYGNPQFKLWSEGERIDVGAFCSIADGVLIFGGGEHRLDWVTTYPLRIALNSPGAGQDGHPHTKGPTVIGNDVWIGHGAMVVSGVAVGDGACIGAGAVVSKDVPPYAVVAGNPARVVRMRFDEQVIAQLLKIRWWQWPIEKIRAFESLLCADDISAFLAAAVSQSDESTSPLANQTV, from the coding sequence ATGAGCAGCGTAGCTGCTCTGCCGTCGGTGACGGAGCGTCACGGATTCATTCCTCCATTGTTGACTGACGACCCGCGCATTTCCGTTGGTCGCTTCACTTACGGAAATCCACAATTCAAGTTGTGGAGCGAGGGTGAGCGCATTGATGTCGGTGCATTTTGTTCGATAGCCGATGGTGTGCTCATCTTTGGCGGTGGCGAGCATCGCCTGGATTGGGTTACCACGTATCCGCTACGGATCGCACTGAACTCCCCGGGCGCAGGGCAGGACGGACATCCGCACACGAAAGGCCCCACCGTCATCGGTAACGATGTCTGGATCGGGCATGGCGCCATGGTGGTTTCCGGCGTCGCTGTAGGTGATGGTGCGTGCATCGGGGCTGGCGCAGTCGTCAGCAAGGATGTGCCGCCTTATGCCGTTGTCGCGGGTAATCCGGCGCGTGTAGTGCGCATGCGCTTCGACGAACAGGTCATCGCGCAACTGCTGAAGATTCGCTGGTGGCAATGGCCGATCGAAAAGATCCGTGCATTCGAATCCCTTCTCTGCGCTGACGATATCAGCGCGTTTCTCGCTGCTGCCGTCTCGCAGAGTGACGAGTCCACTTCTCCTTTGGCCAATCAGACCGTTTGA
- a CDS encoding class I SAM-dependent methyltransferase, whose amino-acid sequence MIDFSLSPSMLIAPRSVPFSAWLGHVPFASWLVEQLRPRSIVELGTHSGASFLAFCQAVEEQELTSRVFAVDSWEGDEHAGFYGDDIYNELRGYQQRNYPGISEMLRMRFNEALEYFADDSIDLLHIDGLHTYEAVREDFETWLPKLTSCGVVLFHDTCVRERGFGVWQYWAEISQQYPAFEFTHTYGLGVLLVGEQRNPALLELADTASAGAFAPINRLFDVLGRNVKNIEELERVYAGLADARGQVMHLTQQGQMQQQHVQHLEQQAQQLQQQFQQLEQQAQQHLHDLERQSQQHALHVQQLEQQVQQLSQDSAASAELQRAVAEERAQALNAIKALVVPRLESSEQKLDKVLLQQRWWRR is encoded by the coding sequence ATGATCGACTTTTCACTATCTCCCAGTATGTTGATCGCTCCGCGATCGGTCCCTTTCAGCGCATGGCTGGGGCATGTCCCGTTCGCGTCGTGGCTTGTTGAGCAGCTTCGGCCGCGGTCGATCGTGGAGCTGGGGACGCATAGTGGTGCATCTTTCCTTGCCTTCTGTCAGGCGGTCGAGGAGCAGGAACTCACCTCGCGCGTGTTTGCAGTCGATAGCTGGGAAGGCGACGAACACGCCGGCTTCTATGGCGACGACATTTACAACGAGCTACGTGGTTATCAGCAGCGCAACTACCCCGGTATCTCCGAAATGCTGCGGATGCGCTTCAACGAAGCGCTGGAATACTTTGCTGACGACTCGATCGACTTGTTGCACATCGATGGGTTACACACCTATGAAGCGGTGCGCGAAGATTTCGAGACGTGGTTGCCAAAGCTTACCAGTTGTGGTGTTGTGCTATTTCACGACACCTGTGTGCGCGAGCGTGGTTTTGGAGTCTGGCAGTACTGGGCCGAAATCAGCCAGCAATATCCTGCATTCGAATTTACCCACACTTATGGGCTTGGTGTGCTGCTGGTTGGCGAACAACGTAATCCAGCTCTATTAGAGCTTGCCGACACCGCTTCGGCGGGTGCGTTCGCACCGATTAATCGCTTGTTCGACGTGCTTGGGCGCAATGTCAAGAATATCGAGGAGCTTGAGCGCGTCTATGCAGGTCTGGCCGATGCGCGTGGTCAGGTTATGCATCTGACTCAGCAAGGGCAGATGCAGCAGCAGCACGTACAACACTTGGAGCAGCAGGCACAGCAGCTGCAGCAGCAATTTCAGCAGCTGGAGCAGCAGGCTCAGCAACACCTCCATGACCTGGAACGGCAGTCCCAGCAACACGCGTTGCATGTCCAGCAATTGGAGCAGCAGGTTCAGCAGCTTTCACAGGACTCCGCGGCGTCTGCAGAGCTGCAGCGGGCAGTTGCCGAGGAGCGCGCACAAGCGCTGAATGCAATCAAGGCGTTAGTGGTGCCACGTTTGGAGAGTAGTGAGCAAAAACTCGACAAGGTGTTGCTGCAACAACGTTGGTGGCGCCGTTGA
- a CDS encoding glycosyltransferase WbsX family protein, with product MSTVKPIAFYLPQYHPVAENSEWWGPGFTEWTNVAKGRPNFVGHYQPHVPRELGFYDLRLVDNMRAQAELAKLYGVHGFCFYYYWFDGRRILELPIDNYLKSDIEFPFCICWANENWTRTWDGMEKDVLLEQKHGEDEDRRFLEDILPLLSDRRAIRVDGKPMLLVYRADLFPDSKRTAERWRDVARQHGIGEIHLVAVQFYGIVDPRDWGFDAAVEFPPHTFLGSENRVTHHVDMLNPEFRGGIADYRKVVAQSISREKPDFRWYRGIVPSWDNTARRQHTSHILLDSSPSIYQYWLRRLIDYTRVNNAPEDQLIFINAWNEWGEGCHLEPDLKHGLAYLEATHAAVTGGRPDLEELFSDGQLLRALGGERATELLDDRDRLINEVVLLSAELRRAKPLEAPLIKPSRVRSLIGRVLRPFPRFRAFAVQVYQVWTR from the coding sequence ATGTCGACTGTAAAGCCAATTGCCTTTTATCTGCCGCAGTACCACCCGGTAGCTGAAAATTCAGAATGGTGGGGTCCTGGTTTCACTGAGTGGACCAATGTAGCCAAAGGGCGGCCGAATTTCGTTGGTCATTATCAGCCGCATGTTCCTCGCGAACTTGGGTTCTATGATCTGCGTCTTGTCGACAATATGCGAGCACAGGCGGAGCTTGCCAAGCTGTACGGTGTGCATGGGTTCTGTTTCTATTACTACTGGTTCGATGGGCGCCGTATCCTCGAGCTGCCGATCGACAACTATTTGAAGAGCGACATCGAGTTTCCATTTTGCATCTGCTGGGCGAACGAGAACTGGACGCGGACCTGGGACGGCATGGAAAAGGACGTCCTGTTAGAGCAGAAGCACGGGGAGGATGAAGATCGCCGGTTCCTTGAGGATATTTTGCCGTTGTTGAGCGATCGACGTGCGATCCGGGTGGACGGAAAGCCGATGCTACTCGTCTATCGTGCAGACTTGTTTCCGGATTCAAAGCGCACCGCAGAGCGCTGGCGCGATGTCGCACGGCAGCACGGCATTGGCGAAATCCATCTGGTCGCCGTGCAGTTTTACGGAATCGTCGATCCCCGCGACTGGGGTTTCGACGCTGCCGTCGAATTTCCACCTCATACCTTTCTCGGCTCCGAAAACCGAGTCACCCATCATGTCGATATGCTCAATCCGGAGTTCCGGGGCGGCATAGCTGACTATCGCAAGGTTGTCGCGCAGTCCATCAGCCGCGAAAAACCTGATTTTCGCTGGTACCGCGGCATTGTCCCTTCGTGGGATAACACTGCCAGACGTCAGCACACGTCTCACATCCTGTTGGATTCTTCACCGTCGATCTACCAGTATTGGCTGCGCCGGCTGATCGATTACACGCGTGTCAACAATGCCCCTGAAGATCAACTGATCTTCATCAACGCCTGGAACGAATGGGGGGAGGGCTGCCATCTCGAACCCGATCTGAAGCATGGCTTGGCCTACCTTGAAGCGACGCATGCCGCGGTGACGGGAGGGCGCCCCGACCTGGAGGAACTCTTCAGCGACGGTCAGCTGCTTCGTGCGCTCGGTGGTGAACGCGCGACGGAGCTGCTGGATGATCGCGACCGCCTTATCAACGAAGTGGTACTGCTTTCAGCGGAACTACGCCGCGCCAAGCCGTTGGAAGCCCCTCTCATCAAGCCATCGCGCGTTCGATCTTTGATTGGAAGGGTGCTGAGGCCCTTCCCGCGATTTCGTGCGTTCGCCGTCCAGGTTTACCAGGTATGGACCCGATGA
- a CDS encoding rhamnan synthesis F family protein, with amino-acid sequence MTATRRVAVVAHFDAEGLLTEFTRRLLDELLSHAERIVLVSTRLAPEQALGLDDRITVIVRENVGYDFYSFRTGIFAVEALYSYDELIIANDSVVTIDRGGIGKAFAQMHDVDCDVWGMTESLQVTRHLQSYFLVFRKSAFFSHYFDRFWRNVRVLDDKWEIILSYEVGLTQWLLSHGAKIGVAYRPDATAKRVAAARIKRKRLREGVNALIAAPSKQGVLQANPAHYHWDELYRRFGFIKSEVLREDPNGVLDVELASVIPDADVRAMIEREVARMRQTRKNIMPIVTGDDSPASDELEHYGVGAIDAESLSSRFGIVLHLFHIDLIDSICAYMRNVIVDYDVFVSVKSISDRRIAVRYFQEHKIRASVFIHPNIGRDVGPFISLLNTGLLDRYDAVCKIHSKKSVYHDGGGQWRDDLMKALLGSSFDVLRVLRAFDDHPACGIVGPESAYLSNARFWGGNEERLRVLAAETGIEEKRIRLGFFAGTMFWFRPAALSALRARSIGLSEFDPEAGQRDATLAHVIERLFVLWVEQAGFFAATTRSPNAALRQESYENQGIFVLPS; translated from the coding sequence ATGACGGCCACGCGTCGGGTAGCGGTCGTCGCACACTTCGACGCCGAAGGCTTGCTTACAGAGTTCACTCGGCGCCTGCTTGACGAGTTGCTGTCGCACGCCGAACGGATCGTATTGGTATCGACCCGGTTGGCGCCCGAACAGGCCCTTGGTCTGGATGACCGGATCACGGTGATCGTGCGCGAAAACGTCGGCTACGATTTTTACTCGTTTCGTACCGGTATCTTTGCCGTCGAGGCGCTGTATTCCTACGATGAGCTGATCATCGCCAATGACAGCGTGGTCACGATTGATCGGGGCGGCATCGGCAAGGCATTCGCACAGATGCACGACGTCGACTGCGATGTTTGGGGGATGACAGAGTCGTTGCAGGTCACTCGCCACCTTCAGTCGTACTTCCTAGTGTTCCGCAAGAGCGCGTTCTTTAGCCATTACTTTGATCGATTCTGGAGAAATGTCCGCGTATTGGACGATAAGTGGGAAATCATTCTTTCCTATGAAGTTGGCTTGACCCAATGGCTCCTCAGTCATGGTGCGAAGATCGGGGTTGCGTATCGCCCTGACGCAACCGCAAAGCGGGTGGCGGCGGCCAGAATAAAGCGCAAGCGGCTACGCGAAGGTGTCAACGCTCTTATCGCAGCGCCGAGCAAACAGGGAGTGCTCCAGGCCAATCCCGCTCATTACCACTGGGACGAGCTGTATCGCCGGTTTGGCTTTATCAAGAGCGAAGTGCTTCGCGAAGATCCGAACGGAGTGCTCGACGTGGAGTTGGCAAGCGTCATTCCCGATGCGGATGTGCGGGCGATGATAGAGCGTGAAGTCGCGCGGATGCGCCAGACACGTAAGAACATCATGCCGATCGTTACTGGAGACGATTCTCCCGCTTCGGATGAGCTGGAACATTACGGTGTGGGAGCAATAGATGCAGAAAGTCTAAGCTCTCGTTTTGGGATCGTCCTGCACCTATTTCATATCGATCTGATCGATTCGATTTGCGCCTATATGCGCAACGTGATCGTCGATTACGATGTCTTCGTGTCTGTGAAGTCGATTTCCGACCGGCGAATTGCGGTTCGTTACTTTCAGGAGCATAAGATCCGGGCATCCGTATTCATCCATCCTAATATTGGACGCGATGTTGGGCCATTCATCAGCCTGCTCAACACAGGGCTGCTCGATCGCTACGACGCTGTCTGCAAGATACATTCGAAGAAGAGTGTCTACCACGATGGCGGCGGCCAGTGGCGCGATGATCTGATGAAGGCGTTGCTGGGATCGTCGTTCGACGTTCTGAGAGTGCTTCGCGCTTTTGATGATCATCCGGCATGCGGCATCGTCGGTCCCGAGTCGGCTTACCTCAGCAACGCAAGATTTTGGGGGGGCAACGAGGAGCGCCTGCGTGTTCTTGCAGCCGAGACCGGCATCGAAGAAAAGCGGATCCGTCTTGGTTTTTTCGCAGGTACGATGTTCTGGTTCCGTCCCGCCGCGCTGAGTGCACTTCGGGCGCGAAGCATCGGATTAAGCGAGTTCGACCCGGAAGCGGGGCAGCGGGATGCTACGCTGGCGCATGTGATTGAGCGCTTGTTCGTGCTTTGGGTGGAGCAGGCAGGTTTTTTCGCAGCTACCACGCGTTCGCCAAACGCTGCTTTACGACAGGAGAGTTACGAAAATCAGGGAATTTTCGTCCTGCCTTCCTAA
- a CDS encoding IS30 family transposase: MSMRAIASVLERAPSTISRELRRNQHARQICQITRSASAMHRRTRASRRPRIDAERIAQIEILLGEDFSPEQIAGRTGLASHEWIYRHIYADQKRGGQLFTHLRKRRRKRRRRGVRDGRGQLTHRRSWTQRPSVVEQRSRIGDWELDTIRASHGKAVVVSMTERRSRLHLLAYSPDGTAENVRNAIVQRLGGLRQTVHTLTADNGKEFADHRLIAACLQSDFYFADPYCAWQRGSNENANGLTRQYLPRQTDFSTIADAHLR; encoded by the coding sequence ATGTCGATGCGGGCCATCGCCAGTGTGTTGGAGCGTGCGCCCAGCACGATCAGCCGCGAACTGCGCCGCAATCAGCACGCTCGGCAGATCTGCCAGATCACGCGCAGCGCCTCAGCGATGCATCGGCGCACACGGGCCAGCCGGCGTCCACGCATCGACGCTGAGCGCATCGCACAGATCGAGATCTTGCTGGGCGAGGACTTCAGCCCGGAACAGATTGCCGGTCGCACCGGCTTGGCCAGTCACGAATGGATCTATCGGCACATCTACGCCGACCAGAAGCGCGGTGGTCAGTTGTTCACGCATCTACGCAAGCGCCGCCGCAAGCGCCGTCGGCGGGGCGTGCGCGATGGCCGCGGGCAGCTGACACATCGGCGCAGCTGGACACAGCGCCCAAGCGTGGTGGAGCAACGCAGCCGCATCGGCGACTGGGAGCTGGATACCATCAGGGCCTCACACGGAAAGGCTGTGGTGGTCAGCATGACCGAACGCCGCAGTCGCCTGCATCTGCTGGCTTACTCGCCTGACGGCACCGCCGAGAACGTACGCAACGCCATCGTCCAGCGGCTGGGTGGTCTACGCCAGACAGTGCACACCCTCACCGCCGACAATGGCAAGGAGTTTGCTGATCATCGGCTCATTGCAGCCTGCCTGCAGAGCGATTTCTATTTTGCAGACCCGTACTGTGCCTGGCAGCGTGGCAGCAACGAAAATGCCAACGGGTTGACGCGCCAGTACTTGCCACGACAGACCGATTTCAGCACCATCGCCGACGCGCACCTGCGATAG
- a CDS encoding GtrA family protein, whose product MKATVPSRQFIMFLFAGGLAAAVNFGSRIALSHWMDYVPSIIIAYLLGMMSAFMLNKLFVFSEARNRLHHQVMWFILINLVAVVQTIVISLLLARWLLPAIGVDFHNETIAHSIGVVVPVITSYLGHKRFSFRT is encoded by the coding sequence GTGAAGGCTACCGTTCCGTCTCGTCAGTTCATCATGTTCCTGTTTGCGGGCGGTCTTGCTGCGGCGGTCAACTTCGGCTCGCGCATCGCTCTTAGCCACTGGATGGACTATGTGCCTTCGATCATCATTGCCTACCTGTTGGGTATGATGTCGGCATTCATGCTCAACAAGCTGTTCGTTTTCAGCGAAGCTCGCAATCGTCTCCACCATCAGGTCATGTGGTTCATCTTGATCAATCTGGTGGCTGTGGTGCAGACGATCGTCATCAGTCTCCTGCTTGCACGATGGCTGCTGCCTGCCATCGGTGTGGATTTCCACAATGAGACTATCGCCCACAGCATCGGCGTCGTCGTGCCGGTGATCACCAGTTACCTCGGGCATAAGCGATTTTCGTTCAGAACCTGA
- a CDS encoding NAD(P)/FAD-dependent oxidoreductase, translated as MSTFAIIGSGPMGLMAALELLKKGHQVDVYERDDRIGGMSADFDFDGLRIERYYHFICKTDYPLFSLLDEMQLSDRLHWTDTKMGYFYQGRLHKWGTPFALLGFPHLGLVDKVRYALHVMHTKGIKDWSALDKENARDWITRWIGPKAYKVMWEKAFALKFFEYQNDLSASWIGTRIKRVALSRRNLLNESMGYLEGGSAVLLDRMATEVRRLGGNILLSQPIEEVTSKDGKVTGILTPETHKAYTNVISTAPIQYVPKLVPCLPKDYADKIAVIDNIPVACVILKLSHPVSENFWMNISDERIDIPGLIEYSNLNPGRGPGEHIVYAPYYMPKTHPKWRWANQQLIDEVISYLPMINPAFKAEWIRATHCHRYEYAQTICPPGFQDMLPSMQSPLAGFFMADTAYYYPEDRSINESIAVGQTLARLAAQGAAGK; from the coding sequence ATGAGCACATTCGCCATCATCGGAAGCGGCCCCATGGGCCTCATGGCAGCACTGGAGCTGCTTAAGAAGGGTCACCAGGTCGATGTGTATGAACGCGACGACCGTATAGGCGGCATGTCGGCCGACTTCGATTTCGATGGCCTGCGTATCGAGCGTTATTACCACTTCATCTGCAAGACCGACTACCCGCTGTTTTCGCTGCTCGATGAGATGCAGCTGTCGGACCGCCTGCACTGGACGGACACCAAGATGGGGTATTTTTACCAAGGCAGACTGCACAAATGGGGCACACCCTTTGCGTTGCTCGGCTTCCCGCATTTGGGGCTGGTGGACAAAGTGCGTTATGCGCTGCACGTGATGCATACCAAGGGAATCAAGGACTGGTCAGCCTTGGACAAGGAGAACGCGCGCGACTGGATCACCCGCTGGATCGGCCCCAAGGCCTACAAGGTAATGTGGGAGAAGGCCTTCGCACTGAAGTTCTTCGAGTATCAAAATGACTTGTCAGCATCCTGGATCGGCACGCGCATCAAGCGTGTGGCGCTGTCGCGGCGCAATCTTTTGAATGAAAGCATGGGTTACTTGGAGGGGGGGTCAGCGGTGCTGCTCGACCGGATGGCGACAGAGGTCCGTCGCCTTGGCGGCAACATCCTACTGAGCCAACCGATTGAGGAAGTCACGTCCAAGGACGGCAAGGTAACAGGCATCCTCACGCCGGAAACGCACAAGGCTTATACCAATGTGATTTCTACCGCACCCATCCAGTACGTCCCCAAGCTGGTCCCTTGCCTGCCCAAGGACTATGCCGACAAGATCGCCGTCATCGACAACATCCCGGTAGCTTGCGTGATCCTGAAGTTGTCGCACCCGGTCAGCGAAAACTTTTGGATGAACATCAGCGATGAGCGTATCGACATCCCTGGCCTGATCGAATACAGCAACCTCAACCCCGGCAGGGGTCCGGGGGAGCACATCGTGTATGCGCCTTACTACATGCCAAAGACCCATCCCAAGTGGAGATGGGCCAACCAGCAGCTCATCGACGAGGTGATCAGCTACTTGCCGATGATCAATCCAGCATTCAAGGCGGAATGGATCCGTGCAACACATTGCCACCGGTATGAGTACGCGCAGACCATCTGTCCGCCAGGCTTCCAAGACATGCTGCCGTCGATGCAGTCTCCTCTGGCGGGATTCTTCATGGCGGACACAGCCTACTACTATCCGGAAGACCGCTCGATCAACGAAAGCATCGCGGTAGGCCAGACGTTGGCCCGCCTGGCGGCCCAAGGTGCTGCCGGCAAGTGA